From a single Endozoicomonas euniceicola genomic region:
- a CDS encoding VWA domain-containing protein — MRRLPVYLLIDVSTSMTGEPIAAVRNGIDTLISSLRQDPHALETAALSVIEFGSDAQQSVSLTELINFQAPTIEANGWTAMGAALTLLNERVAAEVKKTTPESRGDWKPLVFLFTDGMATDDLEKGLADLNRSQLGVIVACAAGPHANLEELKKITDCVVSLDTLDSAGIAAFFKWVSASVSTSSVKIDLTKKDISTLSELPPPPEEVKIID, encoded by the coding sequence ATGAGACGCCTTCCCGTTTATTTACTCATTGACGTATCGACTTCAATGACTGGAGAGCCTATAGCTGCAGTTCGAAATGGTATTGATACCTTGATTTCCAGTCTTCGACAAGACCCCCACGCTCTGGAAACAGCAGCACTGTCAGTGATTGAGTTTGGTTCAGATGCTCAGCAGAGCGTCTCTCTGACTGAATTGATAAACTTTCAGGCTCCAACCATTGAGGCAAATGGCTGGACTGCAATGGGGGCAGCACTAACCCTGTTGAATGAACGAGTGGCAGCTGAAGTAAAAAAGACAACGCCTGAGAGCCGTGGTGACTGGAAGCCATTAGTTTTTCTTTTCACTGATGGTATGGCTACTGACGATCTTGAAAAAGGGCTGGCCGATCTAAATAGGTCCCAGCTTGGAGTTATAGTTGCCTGTGCTGCAGGACCGCATGCGAATCTTGAAGAGTTGAAAAAAATCACTGACTGCGTTGTAAGTCTGGATACCCTTGACAGTGCAGGTATAGCCGCCTTCTTTAAGTGGGTTTCAGCATCTGTTAGCACCAGTTCTGTGAAGATCGATCTCACGAAAAAAGACATCTCCACCCTAAGTGAACTTCCTCCACCTCCTGAAGAAGTGAAGATTATTGATTGA
- a CDS encoding vWA domain-containing protein — MSRRLPVYLLIDSSGSMAGEPIHAVNVGLSSLIAGLRQDPYALESVALSIITFSNTIQELFPLTPLEDVQVPEIVLPRSGATHLGEALEILCKKVEEDVKKSTSASKGDFRPMLFVLTDGKPSDLQLFEQMSNKVKQANFATIVGCAAGPKAKSEFLQKLTSTVVTLDTMDSSAFSVFFKWVSDSIAAGSQSAGVSMNTSNGTLPPPPEEIQLVL, encoded by the coding sequence ATGTCTCGACGATTACCTGTATACCTACTTATAGACTCTTCCGGCAGTATGGCGGGGGAACCTATTCATGCTGTCAATGTGGGGCTTAGCTCATTGATTGCCGGACTACGTCAGGATCCTTACGCACTTGAATCAGTGGCTCTGTCAATAATTACATTCAGCAATACTATTCAAGAACTATTCCCCTTGACGCCACTGGAAGATGTGCAAGTCCCTGAAATTGTCTTACCAAGAAGTGGAGCGACACATCTTGGGGAAGCACTTGAAATACTATGCAAAAAGGTGGAGGAGGATGTGAAAAAATCCACTTCTGCAAGCAAGGGTGATTTTCGACCCATGCTATTTGTACTGACTGATGGCAAGCCCAGTGACTTGCAGCTTTTTGAGCAAATGTCGAATAAAGTGAAACAAGCTAATTTCGCTACGATAGTAGGCTGTGCTGCTGGACCTAAAGCCAAATCGGAGTTTTTACAGAAGTTGACCAGCACCGTTGTAACTCTCGATACCATGGACTCATCAGCTTTCAGCGTATTCTTTAAATGGGTATCCGACTCTATTGCAGCGGGCAGCCAATCAGCGGGAGTATCCATGAATACAAGTAATGGAACACTGCCACCACCACCGGAAGAAATTCAGTTGGTATTGTAA
- a CDS encoding TerY-C metal binding domain-containing protein gives MRRLPVYFVLDVSESMAGTPLLQLESGMEQIVRSLRTDPHALETVYLSVIAFAGKADVIAPLIDVVSFYPPRLPMGSGTALGDALNCLMNSIERDVVKTTPDRRGDWKPVVFLMTDGHPTDNTDSAIERWKNQFAHRVQLVAITLGNQAGTSVLSKLTDDVLCYEGNDGKTFKQFIDWISASVTATSHAVESNNDGLSLAKKPSNLTLVKDFPEHKERTIDESVVVLRGRCQKSERPYLIKYNRSEDAGFSGKEFELEGAFPIEESFFAWSVSSESDSQVNTEQLVGVPPCPHCGNATAFAMCSCGKLLCINEPGVHTCPWCKNEIEFSGEGSGGFDVARGRG, from the coding sequence ATGCGCCGATTACCTGTCTATTTCGTTCTGGATGTATCCGAGTCAATGGCTGGTACTCCTTTGCTCCAGTTAGAGAGTGGTATGGAACAGATCGTTCGATCTTTACGTACTGATCCTCATGCCTTGGAAACCGTTTATTTATCAGTGATCGCTTTTGCCGGAAAAGCAGACGTTATCGCTCCCCTGATTGATGTAGTTAGCTTTTATCCTCCCCGATTACCAATGGGCAGTGGCACCGCTTTAGGGGATGCTCTTAACTGTTTGATGAACAGCATTGAGAGAGACGTGGTTAAAACAACCCCTGACCGTCGCGGAGACTGGAAACCAGTAGTATTTTTAATGACTGATGGTCATCCCACTGACAATACTGATTCAGCGATTGAACGGTGGAAAAATCAATTTGCTCACAGAGTACAGTTAGTAGCTATTACCCTTGGTAATCAAGCTGGTACATCTGTACTTTCAAAACTCACTGATGACGTGCTCTGTTATGAAGGGAATGACGGTAAAACCTTTAAGCAATTCATTGATTGGATTAGTGCGTCTGTTACAGCCACTAGCCACGCTGTAGAGTCTAATAATGATGGATTATCATTGGCCAAGAAGCCTTCAAACCTCACGTTGGTGAAAGATTTTCCTGAACATAAAGAGCGTACGATAGATGAATCTGTTGTGGTTCTGCGTGGGCGTTGCCAGAAGAGCGAACGGCCTTATCTGATTAAATATAACCGCAGTGAGGATGCTGGCTTCAGTGGAAAGGAATTCGAACTCGAAGGAGCCTTTCCCATTGAAGAAAGTTTTTTTGCCTGGTCTGTATCAAGTGAAAGTGACTCTCAGGTAAATACCGAACAACTTGTGGGGGTTCCTCCCTGCCCTCATTGCGGCAATGCTACTGCTTTTGCTATGTGCTCTTGTGGAAAATTGCTTTGTATAAATGAACCAGGTGTTCACACCTGCCCTTGGTGTAAAAATGAAATAGAGTTTTCTGGCGAAGGTAGTGGTGGTTTTGATGTAGCACGAGGTAGAGGTTGA
- a CDS encoding PP2C family serine/threonine-protein phosphatase — protein MQQLQTVSSDEIQKLVTTLGYQPNEVLEVQLSKDETFQLVFSAVKCIVLKHAEGLNLSPEALSSEAVTIKTPEGTVSECAESQTPADNHLKEGLQEPSAKTIPASGEPAASEANISHHSQSKKLKQSLEEKTGEIQEVFPLDTSTEKPQTRTEFDESDSGAKSSEQPVVEQAEPEESHALPKHEAPSAKKSIDEEESTEPPKPSVINPPLNNGQASENSPTDVKNSACDKEEDELTQSIDKRTLRTNMPNGMCGREYSQPIAIDRLHVEKFFIPEELGLSFDRKAGLLTGSPKQDGDFEIRLEGCIVPESPSDVREEVFVIARLTVNPDPRSLWKEIPSDEEAKFHKPDFDSCSKDIGNIRMLAASQRGRSHAHKGTHRDDEAGIKYLEESGWYILAVADGAGSCEYSRQGSKLAVNVAIHHLTEALNGEVGKRLEMTLLGQEDLRNLGKDAKEASAETLIRAASKAAKSIEEEARRHELNAKDFSTTLLLLIYKPTEKGHLVVSFSIGDGAIAAYSHEDGVKLLCNPDSGEFAGQTRFLDSSVVHSKNVHQRIKACLIPKFTSLMAMTDGITDAKFETELMLSQDEPWRHLWGEIEPNLKGDTETAKQSVLEWLNFWVPGNHDDRSIALIRGDESYE, from the coding sequence ATGCAGCAACTGCAGACAGTATCATCCGATGAAATCCAAAAACTTGTAACCACTCTTGGGTATCAACCAAATGAGGTGCTGGAAGTTCAGCTGTCAAAGGATGAGACATTCCAACTGGTCTTCTCAGCCGTTAAGTGTATTGTCTTGAAACATGCCGAGGGGCTCAACTTGTCGCCTGAAGCTCTGAGCAGTGAAGCTGTGACCATTAAAACACCAGAGGGAACCGTAAGTGAATGCGCTGAGAGTCAAACACCAGCTGATAACCACTTAAAGGAGGGACTTCAGGAGCCATCAGCGAAAACAATACCTGCCTCTGGTGAACCAGCAGCTTCGGAAGCTAACATATCCCACCACTCCCAGAGCAAGAAGTTAAAACAGTCGCTTGAGGAAAAAACTGGAGAGATACAGGAAGTTTTTCCCCTTGATACTTCGACAGAAAAGCCCCAGACAAGAACTGAATTTGATGAGAGTGACTCTGGAGCTAAGTCGTCAGAGCAACCAGTAGTTGAACAGGCTGAGCCAGAAGAGAGCCATGCATTACCTAAGCATGAGGCACCTTCGGCAAAAAAAAGCATTGATGAAGAGGAAAGTACAGAACCTCCGAAACCATCAGTGATAAACCCTCCTTTGAATAATGGGCAGGCAAGCGAAAATTCACCAACTGATGTAAAAAACTCTGCTTGTGACAAGGAGGAGGACGAATTGACTCAATCAATAGACAAAAGAACCCTGCGCACCAATATGCCAAACGGCATGTGTGGTCGGGAATATAGTCAGCCTATAGCGATTGACAGGCTACATGTAGAAAAGTTTTTTATACCTGAGGAGCTTGGTCTGTCATTTGACAGAAAAGCTGGCCTGCTCACTGGCTCTCCAAAACAGGACGGTGACTTCGAGATCAGATTAGAAGGTTGCATAGTGCCGGAAAGCCCCAGTGATGTACGGGAAGAGGTTTTTGTAATTGCGCGGCTCACTGTTAATCCTGACCCTCGCTCGCTTTGGAAGGAGATACCCTCAGATGAAGAGGCAAAATTCCATAAACCAGATTTTGATAGCTGTAGTAAAGACATTGGTAATATTCGCATGTTGGCTGCAAGTCAACGTGGTCGTAGTCATGCACATAAAGGAACACATCGCGATGATGAGGCTGGCATAAAATATCTTGAGGAAAGTGGTTGGTACATACTTGCTGTGGCAGATGGAGCTGGCAGTTGTGAATATTCGAGACAAGGTTCAAAACTCGCTGTTAACGTAGCGATTCATCACCTGACTGAAGCGTTAAATGGCGAAGTTGGAAAAAGGCTGGAAATGACCTTGCTGGGGCAGGAGGACCTTCGGAATTTAGGTAAAGATGCTAAGGAAGCTTCTGCTGAAACCTTGATCAGGGCTGCAAGTAAAGCGGCTAAAAGCATTGAGGAAGAAGCCCGACGTCATGAGTTAAATGCTAAGGATTTCTCAACAACCCTCCTTTTGTTGATTTATAAACCAACTGAAAAGGGGCATCTTGTCGTTTCATTCTCTATTGGTGATGGTGCTATTGCTGCTTACTCCCATGAGGATGGAGTAAAGCTACTATGTAACCCTGACAGTGGTGAATTTGCAGGGCAGACACGCTTTCTTGATAGCTCTGTTGTTCATTCAAAAAATGTGCATCAGCGTATCAAGGCATGCCTGATACCCAAGTTTACATCATTGATGGCTATGACTGATGGAATCACCGATGCAAAATTCGAAACAGAGTTGATGTTGAGCCAAGATGAGCCCTGGCGTCATCTTTGGGGTGAAATTGAACCAAATTTAAAGGGAGATACTGAAACAGCAAAACAATCTGTGCTTGAATGGCTTAATTTTTGGGTGCCTGGTAATCACGATGATCGCTCAATCGCCCTTATTAGAGGAGATGAGTCGTATGAGTGA
- a CDS encoding helix-hairpin-helix domain-containing protein — protein sequence MSDIVRIALSDGNYIEYVDELIGSGAMKDVYFTPCKTKVVAFYRDPQGAAARDRLEMITGVYRERIFNAQGGDYWKDMFCWPEKIVEHEGKLGLVMPVYPKHFFFEFGSVNDDMLGIRGKEKQGKWYASSNNQTKFLDPRERGNWLNYLQICLKISRTVRRMHAAGLAHSDLSYKNVLVAPTLAQTCVIDVDGLVVPGKYPPDVVGTPDFIAPECVATAHLDKDDPLRALPSIQTDRHALAVLIYQYLLLRHPLRGDKVHALDPHEDETLAMGEKALFIEHPDNPGNRIKLDDVRDSELPWKDIGKLPYTITGPYLSKLFERSFIDGLHNPNSRPTADEWEAALIKTLDLIQPCENGCCSQSWYIFDNTTSPACPFCSTKYKGQLPVLNLYSSRDGKSFKPDNHRLMVYRDQSLFPYHVNRQLVPNERLADEHKKRVGYFIYHNDKWLLVNENIPELTDAANKRLIPLGGHIELRDNLQLLCSKKPGGRLFVVQLVHG from the coding sequence ATGAGTGACATTGTGCGCATCGCCCTATCTGATGGTAATTATATTGAGTATGTAGATGAGTTAATTGGCTCCGGAGCCATGAAAGATGTCTATTTTACGCCATGTAAAACCAAGGTTGTTGCATTTTACCGTGATCCTCAGGGTGCTGCTGCACGTGATCGACTCGAAATGATTACAGGCGTTTACCGTGAGCGAATATTCAACGCACAGGGAGGTGATTACTGGAAAGACATGTTCTGCTGGCCTGAAAAGATAGTAGAGCATGAAGGAAAGCTTGGGCTGGTGATGCCAGTCTACCCCAAACACTTTTTCTTTGAATTTGGCAGTGTTAATGACGATATGCTGGGTATCAGAGGAAAGGAAAAGCAGGGTAAATGGTATGCATCGTCAAATAATCAGACAAAGTTTTTAGATCCTCGGGAACGTGGCAACTGGTTAAATTATTTACAAATTTGTTTGAAGATTTCTCGCACTGTCAGGCGAATGCATGCTGCTGGACTGGCTCACTCGGATCTGAGTTATAAAAATGTACTGGTGGCTCCGACGTTAGCTCAGACTTGCGTTATTGATGTTGATGGACTTGTTGTACCGGGGAAGTATCCGCCAGATGTGGTTGGTACTCCTGACTTTATTGCACCAGAATGTGTAGCTACCGCACACCTTGATAAAGATGACCCCCTGCGGGCGTTGCCCAGCATTCAAACAGACCGACACGCTCTTGCAGTGTTGATATACCAATATCTTTTGCTTCGCCATCCTCTGCGCGGTGACAAAGTGCATGCTCTTGACCCCCATGAAGATGAAACTCTGGCCATGGGAGAAAAAGCCCTATTTATCGAACACCCAGATAATCCGGGAAATCGTATCAAGCTAGATGATGTCAGGGATAGTGAGCTTCCCTGGAAAGATATTGGCAAACTACCATATACCATTACAGGGCCTTACCTGAGCAAACTATTTGAACGATCATTTATTGACGGTTTGCACAACCCAAATTCCAGACCAACTGCTGATGAGTGGGAAGCAGCACTGATCAAAACATTGGATTTGATCCAGCCATGTGAAAACGGGTGCTGTAGCCAAAGCTGGTATATTTTCGACAATACAACCAGCCCTGCTTGCCCGTTTTGTTCGACCAAGTATAAGGGGCAGTTACCTGTATTAAACCTCTATTCATCCAGAGACGGAAAGAGCTTCAAGCCAGATAATCATCGGTTAATGGTTTACCGGGATCAGTCATTGTTTCCCTACCATGTAAATCGGCAGCTTGTTCCAAATGAGCGTTTGGCTGATGAGCATAAGAAAAGAGTGGGTTATTTTATATATCACAATGATAAATGGTTGCTAGTTAATGAAAATATACCTGAGCTGACTGACGCAGCTAATAAGCGTCTTATTCCGCTGGGCGGTCATATAGAGCTTCGAGACAACCTGCAACTACTGTGTAGCAAAAAACCTGGAGGACGATTGTTTGTCGTTCAGTTGGTTCATGGGTAG
- the tnpC gene encoding IS66 family transposase, translating to MNHSEAANPVDLQLQNRQLQSALDAALQELSSARQQLNWFKRQVFGEKSEKRLTIDNPDQIDLGEIFAKPETSPPPETETITYERRKKQRTDDCVTDEGLRFDERVPVEVTELPAPELQGEDADQYEVIDYKTTRTLVQRPGSYVIHEQRRPVVRHKPSQTLTTVAAPSSIFDRSIADVSLLAGMLIDKFVFHLPLYRQHQRMALSGVTLSRTTLTNLVYRSIELLKPVHDALLKSVLESRILAMDETPGKAGRKEKGKMQKAWFWPVYGEQNEVAFTLSLTRSTRHIEPLLKDFKGVLLTDGYGVYDSYCKKHPEITQAQCWVHTRRYFDWAKDDESEAVAHALALIGKLYRVEKRIRDTCTAGDEKKRIRQEESLPLVNEFFDWCHKERQRPELTKTNPLSKALAYAENHQKSLRVFLDDPDVQMDTNHLERLLRCIPMGRKNYLFSWTETGAEHIAIIQSLLVSCRLQDIDPYKYLVDVLQRVSLHPARQINELIPRNWKERFGKNPLKAPLDK from the coding sequence ATGAATCATTCTGAAGCTGCTAATCCCGTTGACCTGCAACTGCAAAACCGGCAGTTGCAGTCAGCGTTGGATGCAGCACTTCAGGAACTCTCTTCTGCCAGGCAACAGCTCAACTGGTTTAAACGGCAGGTATTTGGTGAGAAGTCCGAAAAGCGACTAACCATTGATAACCCAGACCAGATAGACCTTGGTGAGATTTTCGCCAAGCCAGAGACATCGCCGCCCCCTGAAACAGAGACCATCACTTACGAGCGACGCAAGAAACAGCGTACCGACGATTGTGTCACCGATGAAGGGCTTCGCTTTGACGAACGGGTGCCCGTTGAAGTCACTGAACTGCCAGCACCGGAGTTGCAAGGTGAGGACGCAGACCAATACGAAGTCATTGACTATAAAACCACCCGAACACTGGTTCAGCGCCCCGGCAGCTACGTCATTCATGAACAGCGTCGTCCAGTAGTCAGGCATAAGCCCAGCCAGACCCTGACGACAGTAGCCGCCCCTTCCAGCATCTTTGACCGAAGCATTGCCGATGTCAGTTTGCTGGCCGGCATGCTGATCGACAAGTTTGTCTTTCACCTGCCTTTATACCGTCAACATCAGCGTATGGCACTCAGCGGAGTCACACTGAGCCGGACGACACTGACCAACCTGGTCTACAGAAGCATTGAGTTACTCAAACCAGTACACGACGCCTTATTAAAGAGTGTTCTGGAAAGCCGCATACTGGCCATGGACGAAACACCAGGCAAAGCAGGCCGCAAAGAAAAAGGCAAAATGCAGAAAGCCTGGTTCTGGCCGGTGTACGGCGAACAGAACGAAGTAGCCTTTACCCTGTCACTGACCCGCTCTACACGACACATTGAGCCATTACTGAAAGACTTCAAAGGCGTGTTGCTCACCGATGGCTACGGTGTTTATGACAGCTACTGCAAAAAACACCCTGAAATCACTCAGGCCCAGTGTTGGGTTCATACACGCAGGTACTTTGACTGGGCGAAAGACGATGAATCTGAAGCCGTTGCTCATGCACTCGCCCTGATCGGCAAACTGTATCGCGTAGAAAAACGTATCCGTGATACCTGCACTGCCGGAGACGAGAAAAAACGCATTCGTCAGGAAGAGTCATTACCTCTTGTGAATGAATTTTTTGACTGGTGCCATAAAGAGCGACAGAGGCCGGAACTGACCAAAACGAATCCACTTAGCAAAGCGCTAGCGTATGCCGAAAACCATCAAAAGTCACTGAGAGTGTTTCTGGATGACCCGGATGTTCAGATGGATACCAACCATCTTGAGCGATTACTCCGATGCATCCCGATGGGAAGAAAAAACTACCTGTTTAGCTGGACAGAGACGGGGGCAGAGCATATTGCCATCATCCAGAGCCTGCTGGTCAGCTGTCGACTGCAAGATATTGACCCCTACAAGTACCTGGTTGACGTCCTCCAGAGAGTCAGCCTCCACCCTGCACGACAAATCAATGAGCTGATTCCCCGGAATTGGAAAGAGCGTTTTGGGAAAAATCCGTTAAAAGCGCCTCTGGACAAGTAG
- the tnpB gene encoding IS66 family insertion sequence element accessory protein TnpB (TnpB, as the term is used for proteins encoded by IS66 family insertion elements, is considered an accessory protein, since TnpC, encoded by a neighboring gene, is a DDE family transposase.): MFFPESGVRVWLYTRPTDMRKSYDGLSALVKNQLKENPLSGQLFVFINRKGNQVKILYFDRSGYCIWSKRLEQGTFRHHWQDATKHSLCWTDLKLLLEGIDLSSVQKFKRYDHELHNAEKQL, from the coding sequence ATGTTCTTCCCTGAATCCGGTGTCCGGGTGTGGTTATACACCCGACCGACTGACATGCGTAAGTCCTATGATGGCCTGTCGGCACTGGTCAAAAACCAGCTCAAGGAGAACCCTCTCAGTGGACAGCTGTTTGTATTTATCAACCGCAAAGGCAACCAGGTCAAGATACTCTATTTTGACCGCAGCGGTTACTGCATCTGGAGCAAACGACTTGAGCAGGGTACTTTTCGCCACCACTGGCAGGATGCCACAAAACATTCATTATGCTGGACCGATTTGAAACTCTTGCTTGAAGGCATTGACCTCAGCTCTGTCCAGAAATTTAAACGTTATGACCATGAGCTGCACAATGCTGAAAAGCAGCTATAG
- the tnpA gene encoding IS66 family insertion sequence element accessory protein TnpA has translation MTAHATPAFIVPEITMATETNRPKRLSQSQWQALITEQQNGTATQSEFCRSKGLCLATFYNWKKKLNNSDKPAEQKAPEFIELPVASEPLPRQTWDIELELPGNVILRMRQ, from the coding sequence ATGACAGCCCATGCTACTCCCGCATTCATCGTGCCGGAGATCACCATGGCTACAGAGACAAACCGACCTAAACGACTCAGCCAGAGCCAGTGGCAAGCCCTTATCACCGAGCAACAAAACGGCACTGCCACTCAATCCGAGTTTTGCCGGTCTAAAGGACTCTGTCTGGCTACCTTTTATAACTGGAAGAAAAAACTGAACAATAGCGACAAGCCAGCAGAACAAAAAGCCCCTGAGTTTATAGAGTTGCCGGTTGCCTCAGAACCTTTGCCCAGACAGACCTGGGACATTGAACTCGAACTCCCCGGCAACGTCATCCTTCGCATGCGTCAGTGA
- a CDS encoding TnsD family transposase yields the protein MDIFPNETIPSFMARTQLLAIHKRADSFYQSVLDCSYTQTCGVATYRLKKLSQLLRMDLDKIITEHTAYPYFAHYMPEKHARSLREAISGDKPKVLEIETGSVNSRLSIPGYHSFCPLCAEHDIETHGVAYWHQIHALPGVSACHIHKCKLIRTEIRPKILAIPNVNHAEAHEASDKEVLFAQLSAQLCQNFTGANQSTTERVKHYKQQLESTGYISTAGYIRRQELLSNIRSFWSDLLNQTDFANVRASGTEHNFVRDALRPSHRTHPVKHILLSGFLNHCDHRIARLHSVDAKPQKQQTGDNNHKLVIKLLRDGVSLTKAARESGISYYTVRKLAKLHGIQHRARPKKITPEQERQVLELLKTGLSMKKAGERVGLPESTVDNLLLSHPEIRAARRRLKKTRHTEQLDQLRDKALSLIQNNPDMTRKSLTDSFPEVFIWLRNRDKEWLYKHLPKALTPSQAQSHRYKHQHDLWKNRQRKAIKGLRRLVLCMMTSPPENQRLSVSYILQALKVRNPQTHIRKTMPAFWRQLTRFAETHEDFQLRKLHVLYKAEPTLFSIYSARRLLKMASSFPPVSGSVLEQAQALQKRDFNYQRPTEQQWLLLRDTRIHSVRKRCSQPYRRNRSFKDVYQNPP from the coding sequence ATGGATATATTTCCAAACGAAACCATCCCAAGCTTCATGGCAAGAACCCAACTTCTTGCCATCCACAAGCGGGCTGATAGCTTCTATCAGTCCGTTCTGGACTGCAGCTACACCCAAACCTGCGGTGTGGCTACATACCGCTTAAAGAAGCTCTCACAACTCCTGCGTATGGATCTCGATAAAATAATCACGGAGCATACAGCTTACCCATATTTTGCCCATTACATGCCGGAGAAACATGCCAGATCATTACGAGAGGCGATTTCCGGTGATAAACCCAAAGTGCTGGAAATCGAAACCGGTTCTGTGAACAGTCGCCTGAGCATACCAGGCTATCACTCTTTTTGCCCTTTATGCGCTGAACACGATATTGAAACCCACGGAGTTGCTTACTGGCATCAAATACATGCCCTGCCCGGAGTCTCAGCCTGCCATATCCATAAGTGCAAATTAATCCGAACGGAAATACGCCCAAAGATTTTGGCTATTCCAAATGTAAACCATGCAGAAGCTCATGAAGCCTCTGACAAAGAAGTACTTTTTGCACAGCTGTCAGCACAACTCTGCCAAAATTTTACAGGGGCTAATCAGTCTACCACCGAGAGAGTCAAGCACTATAAACAGCAGCTTGAGAGTACAGGCTATATATCCACAGCAGGCTATATTCGTCGTCAAGAGTTACTCTCAAATATCAGAAGTTTTTGGTCCGATTTACTCAATCAGACAGACTTCGCCAATGTAAGGGCTTCAGGAACAGAGCACAACTTCGTTCGGGATGCTCTTAGGCCAAGTCATCGAACTCACCCAGTCAAACATATTCTGCTCAGTGGCTTTTTGAACCATTGCGATCACAGAATAGCCAGGCTGCACTCTGTTGATGCCAAACCTCAAAAGCAACAAACGGGTGACAACAACCATAAGCTGGTAATCAAACTCTTAAGGGATGGCGTTTCTCTCACTAAAGCCGCCAGAGAATCCGGTATCTCCTACTACACCGTTCGGAAGTTAGCCAAACTCCACGGCATACAGCACAGAGCCAGGCCCAAAAAGATAACTCCTGAGCAAGAACGGCAAGTTTTAGAACTGCTAAAAACCGGTCTATCCATGAAAAAGGCCGGTGAACGAGTTGGCTTGCCTGAAAGCACTGTGGATAACTTGTTATTATCTCACCCTGAGATCAGGGCAGCACGGCGCAGGCTGAAGAAAACCCGGCATACAGAACAACTGGACCAGCTCCGAGACAAGGCTTTATCGCTCATTCAGAACAACCCGGACATGACCAGAAAGTCTCTGACTGACTCTTTCCCTGAGGTTTTTATCTGGTTGAGAAACCGTGACAAAGAGTGGCTTTATAAGCACCTTCCAAAAGCGCTGACACCCTCTCAGGCTCAATCCCACCGCTACAAGCATCAGCATGACCTTTGGAAGAACAGGCAAAGGAAAGCAATCAAAGGGCTTCGCAGACTTGTCCTCTGCATGATGACAAGCCCTCCAGAAAACCAGCGTCTGTCAGTCTCTTATATTTTGCAGGCTCTGAAAGTCCGTAATCCACAGACTCATATCCGCAAGACTATGCCTGCTTTCTGGCGTCAGTTAACCCGGTTTGCAGAGACCCATGAAGATTTTCAGCTACGGAAGCTGCACGTCCTCTACAAAGCCGAACCTACGCTATTCAGTATTTATTCGGCAAGGCGCTTACTTAAAATGGCATCATCTTTTCCGCCCGTTTCAGGGTCGGTCCTCGAACAGGCTCAAGCGTTACAGAAAAGAGATTTCAATTACCAACGACCGACTGAGCAGCAGTGGTTGCTTTTGCGAGATACACGCATCCATTCTGTGCGAAAGCGTTGCTCTCAACCTTACCGGAGAAATCGGTCATTTAAGGACGTCTACCAAAACCCGCCATGA